AATTAATCTTGCTCTGTCGCTTTCTGGCATACCCAGCACATTAACACAGTCTGTTCTATGAATGGAAATTCCTCTTCCTCTTGTGACAAAACCAATAATTTCATCTCCTGGTACCGGACTGCAGCATTTAGAAAAGCGTACTGAAACATCATGAATTCCTCTTACCGTAATTCCTGACTTGCTTCTGGCCTTCTCAACAGCCTTTGTCTTATTCTTCTCTTCTATTTCGTTCAGGGCATCCTGATCTGTCAGCTTCTTCTGGTTTTCCTTTTCATATTCTTCTACCAGCTTGTTAATAACCTGACCTTCCTTTAATCCACCATGCCCGATTGCTGCAAGAATAGAATCCCAGTTCTTAAGGCCATATTTATGCATACATTTCTTCTGATACTCCGGCTTCATGTATTGGGATATCACAAGTCCTTTTGCTTTGCAATACCGGTCAAGCAGTTCCTTTCCTTTTGAGATATTCTCTTCTTTGAACTGCGTTTTAAACCACTGATTAATCTTTGTCTTTGCCTGTGAACTCTTTACAATAGAAAGCCAGTCCCTGCTTGGCCCATTCGAATTCTGCGAAGTAACGATCGTGACTCTGTCACCATTCTGCAGTTTATAATCAATAGGAACCTGACGGCCGTTAACCCTTGCTCCTACCATCTTATTGCCGACCGCTGTATGAATCATATAAGCAAAATCAATCGGTGTAGAGCCTGCCGGTAAAGTTTTAACATCTCCTTGCGGAGTAAAACAATATACCTGCTCTGTAAACAAATCAAGATCTGTCTTTAACATTGTTAAAAATTCTTTGTTATCTGACATATCCTGCTGCCATTCAAGAATCTGACGAAGCCAGCTCAGCTTTTCCTCTTCTTTATTAATGTTGCCGCCACCTTCTTTATACTTCCAATGTGCGGCAATACCATATTCGGCAGTACGGTGCATCTCAAAAGTACGAATCTGGATTTCAAACGGTGTTCCTGATGACCCAATTAATGTTGTATGCAAAGACTGATACATATTTTGCTTTGGCATCGCAATGTAATCTTTAAACCGACCCGGAATCGGCTTATACATCTCATGAATAACCCCCAAAGCTGCATAGCAGTCTTTTACTGTATCTACTTTAATTCTTACTGCAAAAATATCATAAATCTGATCAAGCGTCTTATTCTGATTACGCATCTTCTTATAAATACTGAAAAGATGCTTAACTCTTCCGTCTATCTCTGCACGAATTCCCGCATCTTTAATATGCTTGCTGACATCATCAATGATCGACTGAATAAAATTCTCTCTGCCTTCCTTGTTCGTCTGTAACTTTTCCTCAAGATCTTTATAAACTTCCGGCTGCAGATATTTTAAAGACAAATCATCTAATTCTGTCTTTATCTTGGAAATACCAAGCCTGTGAGCAATCGGTGCATAAATATCCATCGTCTCTCTAGCCTTTTCCTTCTGTTTTTCCGGTTTCATATACTGTAGTGTACGCATATTATGAAGACGGTCTGCCAGCTTAATAAGAATAACGCGGATATCTTTTGCCATCGCAAGAAACATCTTTCGTAAATTCTCCGCCTGTAGATCCATCTTATCGTGAGAATAAGATAACTGTCCTAACTTTGTTACACCATCTACCAACAATGCAACCTCATCATTAAATTCTCTGGACAAATCTTCCAACGTTGCCGTTGTATCTTCCACTACATCATGTAAGAGTCCTGCAACGATTGTCTCCTTATCAAGCTCTAGCTCTGCAAGAATGATCGCTACACAGAGCGGATGGATGATATACGGCTCCCCCGACTTTCTTTTCTGATCCTTATGGGCATCCCTGGCTAACTTATATGCCTTCTCCACCATAGAAAGATCTGTTGACGGATGATACTCCCGAATCGTGGTTATCAACTTATTGTATAAGACTTCCGGATCGGTGAAATCTTCTGGCTTACTAATCTCTTTTTGTGTTCTTTTTAACTTTTGTTTCTGGGCCTCCATTGCTTTCTCACCACACTTCTCATAAGATATAATAAAATAAAAGTAGAATAATTGTACACCAAATCGTCACAAGATGCAATAGAGGCCGCACATTCTTGCGCGACCTCTCCTTTAGATTCTTCTAAATTAATATTCACTTTTTTTAGATTCACAGTAAGCACAGCGATATATTCTGTTCTCTCTGTCTGTCAACTTAAACACCTGCTCTAAATCCTGCTCTACCGATGTGATACATCTTGGATTTTTACAACGAACAATATTCACAATTCTTTCTGGCAATTCAAGATGCTTCTTTTCTACGATCTTTCCATCTCTGATATAACATACCGTAATATCTGGATCAATATACCCTAAAACATCCAAATTCAAATCCATATTATCTGCAATCTTAATAATATCTTTCTTTCCCATCTTGCTGCTAGAAGCATTCTTAATAATCGCTACACTGCAGTCTAAATCATCTAACCCAAGATATTTGTAAATCTGCATACTCTTTCCTGCTTTAATATGATCAAGAACAATTCCACTCTGAATACTATCTATCTTCATCTGCGCTTACCCCCAATAACGTCATAATCAATGCCATTCTAACATACTTTCCGTACAATGCCTGTTTAAAATAACATGCACGTGGGTCATCATCTACTTTCGTAGAGATTTCATTCACACGTGGCAGCGGATGCATGATACAAAGATCTTTCTTCGCATCTACTAACTTACGCTCATCTAAAATAAAGCTGTCTTTCAAACGAATGTAATCTGCCTCGTTAAAGAATCTTTCCTTTTGCACTCTGGTCATATAAAGAATATCTAATTCCGGCATAACCTCTTCCATTGTTCTTACGTTTTTATATTTGATGTTTTTCTTTTCAAAAACATCTTTGATAATATAATCCGGCAGACATAATTCTTCCGGTGAAATCATAATAAAATTGATATTCTCATAGCGAGACATCGCTTTAATTAATGAATGTACCGTACGACCGAACTTTAAGTCTCCACACATTCCAATCGTCAGATTATTAAGCCGTCCTTTTTCTCTTCTTATAGTCATAAGATCTGTTAATGTCTGTGTTGGATGGTTATGCCCTCCATCACCAGCATTAATGATTGGCACTGTAACCTTTCTTGTTGCTGCATATGGCGCACCTTCTTTTGGATGACGCATCGCAATAATATCTGCATAACCGGATACAACTCTTACTGTATCAGAAACACTCTCTCCTTTTGTTGCAGAAGAAGAATTGGCAGAAGAAAAACCAAGTACATTACCGCCAAGCTCCATCATGGCAGCTTCAAAACTAAGTCGAGTTCTTGTACTTGGTTCAAAAAATAAAGTCGCTAACTTCTTATGCTTACAAACTTCCTGATACTTCTCCTTATGAAGAATAATATCATCAGCTAAATCTAATAAATGTTCAATCTCTTTTACAGATAAATCCATCGGATCTATTAAATGTCTCATAATGACCTCCTTCGTTATGACCAGCTCCCTTGCCAGTTAATTTTTTTAACTATATCCTTTAATTCTCTTCCTGTCAAGGGAACTCTTTTGCATTTTTCTTTTCCGTCCCATTCACAACGGAATTACACTTCGCTTTCGGCTATTACTCCCATACTTTTAAATTCGTTTTGCAAAACCTTTTTCTACAAGAAACTCCGGATGATAAGACAACTTTGCCTTTCTAAGTCCCGGCTCTCCTACATCATCTTCCCTGTTTACATACTTTAATCCACCAGATTCATGAATCAAAAACTGCTGGTTAATCACCGCATAGGCTCCTGGCACTTCTGAAAATGCTTTTTCAATATGGACAACTAATGTATCCTCATTAATCTGTTCTCCTAACGCAAATGCTACAACTTCACCATTTGCACGAAGCAGACCACCCTTCAAGCCAAGAAATTCCCTTTTTCGTAATGCATTTTCTGACACGCAGGCTTCCGCATGTTTTTCTATATTACCCGGCTCACAGTTTTTTTCTTTCCACTTATATAACATGGCAAGGCAATCATCTATATTCTCTTCTGTTATTTTTTCATAAACCCAGTCATACGTCTTGGTAAATTTATTCACATGATTCTTTTTGCCATGGAACTTCTTTCCCTTTAAGCCAATTAATTTTTCACATTCATAAATATAATCTGCACTGTCCCTGTCAAATTCTATCTCAAACTTTCCGGGCATATGTTCTTCAAGCCACGCTTCATTTTCTCTATATACACAGTGCAGTTTCAAAACTTCTTCATTTGCTTTGCAGTGTTCCTCCAATGCAAGCAGTGCCTTTCCAGGATCTGCATCCCCTATCGGAAAACTATAACTGCTTCCTTCTTCAGTTGTTCGAAAAATCAACATATCTTCACACACTGTATATTCCAGTAAATAAAAGTCTTTCCAAAGATATACGGCTGCAAAAGACATATCACAGCTACGTGAATTTGCCTTCTTCATATATCGATCGATAACTGCTTTATCGCTCGCCTTTACAGGCTGAAACTCCATAATCTACCTCTTTTCCAAAAAATTATCTCTATTATTTATTCACAGCACAAAACCATGGTATCCTTTCGTAATGTTCATTGTAACACTCTAAAACTAATTTACAAAAAACAGCACATTGCTTATTTTGTTCATGTTTTTTTGTATACCATATGCTAAGGATTCCATGGTTTTATATTTGCATCTTATTATATATAACGCATTTTTCTGTAAATTACAACATTTTTTCTAACGTCGCACGAATTGCCTTGATAAAGTCTTCGCTATTTACAGTCGTAACATTATCTAAAGTTGTGATCAGCGCAAGGTCTTTTGTCATTGTACCACCTTCAATCGTATCGATCGTTGCTTTTTCAAGCTTATCTGCAAATGATACTAACTCATCAATTCCGTCTAACTTACCACGCTTTCTAATAGCTCCTGACCATGCAAAAATAGTTGCTACAGAGTTTGTAGAAGTTTCTTCACCCTTTAAATGTTTATAATAATGTCTCTGTACTGTACCATGTGCTGCTTCGTACTCTGTTGTTCCATCCGGTGCAACAAGTACAGAAGTCATCATAGCAAGAGAACCAAATGCAGTTGCAACCATATCACTCATAACGTCTCCGTCATAGTTTTTACATGCCCAGATATATCCACCTTCGGAACGAATAACTCTGGCAACCGCATCATCAATTAAAGTATAGAAATACTCAATACCGGCTTCCTCAAACTTCTCTTTATAATCTGCATCATAAATATCCTGGAAAATATCTTTAAATGTATGATCATACTTTTTAGAAATCGTATCCTTTGTCGCAAACCATAAATCCTGATGTGTCTCTAATGCATAATTAAAACAAGATCTTGCAAAACTATCAATTGAACCATTCAGATTGTGCATTCCCTGCACAATGCCCGGACCATCAAACTCATGGATCAATTCTCTTGTCTCTGTTCCATCCTCTGCCGTATAAACAATTTCTGCCTTTCCCTTTCCAGGAATCTTCATTTCAGAAGCTTTATATACATCTCCATAAGCATGTCTTGCAATTGTGATTGGCTTCTTCCATGTCTTCACCGTTGGCTCAATTCCTTTTACAACAATCGGTGCACGAAATACTGTACCATCTAAAATTGCACGAATCGTTCCATTCGGACTCTTATACATCTCTTTTAAATCATACTCTTTTACGCGGGCTGCATTCGGAGTAATCGTAGCACACTTAACTGCTACACCGTACTTCTTTGCTGCTAATGCGGAATCTACAGTAACCTGATCTCCTGTCTCATCTCTGTACTCAAGACCAAGATCATAATATTCTGTCTTTAAATCAATAAAAGGAAGAAGAAGTTCATCTTTAATCATCTTCCATAAAATTCGGGTCATCTCGTCTCCATCCATCTCAACTAATGGAGTAGTCATCTTAATCTTATCCATCGTATGTCTCCCTTCTATTTCACTTAACGTATTCCTATTCTGCTTATTTAAAAATAGGAAATTATTCTTCAAAACCTGCTATCCGTTATTATATAGTAAAGCGCATATAAAATGCAAGTTTTTTCCGACAATAATTCATATTTATAACTCTTTACTGTCTAAAACTATCGTAAACGGACCATCATTCAAAAGTTCCACTTTCATATTTGCTCCAAAAACACCATGCTCCACTTTCGAAACCTTTTCCTTGCATACCCGTATAAACTCTTCATACATCTCTTCCGCTTTCTGCGGATTTCCCGCCTTTACAAAGCTTGGTCGTCTTCCCTTTTTACAATCTGCAAGCAAGGTAAACTGAGAAACTACTAAAAGTCCCCCTCCCACATCCTGAAGGGAAAGGTTTGTCTTTCCTGCATCATCCTTAAAAATACGTAGCTCTGTTACCTTCTTTACAATCTTATCAAGATCGGTCTGCTCATCTTCCTCAGCCACACCAAGAAAAACCAATAATCCCTTATCAATCTGTCCTGCAACTTCTCCTTCCACACGAACTGTCGCATGAGAAACTACCTGTAATACTGCTTTCATAACTTTCATCCATCCTTTATCAAATTCACTCCAACTATAACACATTTTACTATTTAATTCATTAGAGAAAACAAACGAAAAAAGAAATAATACTATATCCCATCTGCTCTGTAGTCGCTGTGTTTAAGATGCTTATCCGCATCTTAAACACGCTCCGAAGCCGCATCTGGGATACGGGTATTATTTCTTTTTTCTGTGTTTTGGCTCCAGAAGGAATGAGTGCAATAGTCTTTGGGAGGGATAAGGGGAAGAGGTCAGAAAGGTTCCTGCTTACTCGGAAGATGTGCGCCCTGCCGGAGGCTATATCAGTAGAGGAGTCAATCCCCATCTGATATGAATATTAAAGAAATCGCCTTTATATTTATCGTATACAATGGTAGCTGGCGATATCATCTTATCATCATGACAGCATAGCGGAGACAGTATCAGAATAAGCCACAATCTTCCGACTTCTCCCCCTTCTTTTCCCCAAAAAGACTATTGCATTCATTCCTTCTGGAGCCAAAACACAGAAAATAAAAAGAATAGACCATAACAAATGTAATGTGAGAACAAGTAAAAATGCCGAACAGGCATTTTCTACGCAGTGATATCTTTACATTTGTTATGGTCTATTCTTTTTATTTTCGTCTGTTTCTTCTAAATGAATTAAATAGTTACTTAATGAATATATTTTGGTAAAGATTTAAAGTGAGTTCATTATGCTTTCTATTACTGAAATAGAACCTATAAACCAGAAATTAAATCCTGCGCTTGCGCTCTCGCTTTCTTTAGATGATACCAAACGAATGGAAAGTCCCTGGCTTCGGTCTGGTTTTTCCCCCGATATAAATACATGGAAGCTGATTCTTTTTTATAATGGTTCTCTTGAAGAAATACAGAAAGAAATTCCTTTTTCTTTTATTCCTTTACTCGGTAATTTTGCCATTCTTTTTATTCAAGAGAAGTATCTTCCTGCTTTTTTAGCTTATCCTCAGGTTCTTTATGTTGAACTTTCCCGTCCGATTTATGAAAATGCTCTTACCGGTATCGCTTCTTCTTGTTTACCTGATTACAATATTATTACCGGAAGAAATGTTAATGAAACGACTCTTACCGGCAAAGGGACTGTTATTGCTATTCTTGATTCTGGGGTGGATTATACACACCCTGATTTTAGAAATACTGACGGAAGCACACGTATTTTGGCTTACTGGGATCAAAGTCTGCCTTTTATTCACAATCATTTTTCTATAAATAATCCTTATAATCTAGGAATTATTTTTTCAGAAGAAGATTTAAATCAACTGCTTACAGGCGCAAATAATTTTTCATTTTTTGATTCTTCCACCCCGACTGCACTTGGGTCTGCTTCTGAGTCACTTTCTCCTTCAGAAGATAGTTCCGGTCATGGTACTCACATTGCTGGTATCTGTGCCGGAAATGGCAGAGTCAGTAATGGAAAGAATCAGGGAGTTGCTCCTGAAAGTTCTCTGATTGTTGTAAAATTAAAAAACGATGCTTCTTCTGTTTATAGCGACTACGCTAATCTTATGATGGCTGTTGATTTTGCTGTTCGCTTTACGAATTCCCTTTTTCTGCCGTTAAGTATCAATATCAGTTATGGTTCAAATGATGGTTCTCATACCGGGAACAGTCTTTTAGAACTTTTTATGGAACAGGTTTCTTTTTATGGCAAAAACATCATTTCTGTTGCTACAGGAAACGAAGGGCGCACAAGAAGACACGCTTCTTTAAATATTGGGTCTTCTTTAACCAAAAGCTCCTATAAGAAATCCCTCTCTTTTACTATAGCTCCCGGTGAGCGCAGTCTTTATCTGGAAATATGGCAGGTCTTTGCAGATGATTTTTCTTATGAACTTCTCGCTCCTTCTGGCTCACAAAGTTTTACCTTTCCTGCTACGCCCGGTATCTACACTTATATGATTGCGGATACAACCATTTATCTTACTATTAACAACCCCACACCCTATCAGCCATTTCGACAATATTTTCTTTCTTTTAGTCCAAATACTTCCTTTATTCCTTCTGGTACTTGGACATTACGGATCACATCCATTCCAACAGGAAAAATTGTTGATGGGCGGCTGCAATTCTGGTTGCCCTCAAAAGATGCTACGAATTCCGCTACAGGCTTTACAACACCTTCTTCTGACATGACTTTCACGATTCCTTCTACGGCATCTTCCGTAATCAGTGTCAGCGGCTACGACAGCAGCCTTGATATATTTGCCTCCTTTTCTGGCCAGGGTTTTTCTAATACTATGTATACAAAACCTGATCTTTGTGCCCCTGCAGTAAATATATTAAGCACCGCTCCCGGAGGGGGATATACTATACAAACCGGAACATCTATGGCATCGCCTTTTGTTGCCGGAGCCGCTGCACTTTTAATGCAATATGGCATTGTACAAGGCAATGACCCTTTTCTTTATGGTGAAAAACTAAAGGCATACCTTTGGAAAAGCGCAAGAGCTTTACCCGCCTTTTCTGAATATCCTAATGAAAAAATCGGCTGGGGAGCTTTATGTGTAAAAAATACTTTTTAACCTTAATGTCATTTTTTATATTTTTTACAATTATAAAATTATAATAATTATAGTAAAAAATAACCCCAACCGCTAATTTCAACGATTGCGGCTGAGGTTATTTTTGCACATCGAAAACTTTAAGAAGGATATTTTGTATTATTTTTGTATTATTATTGATTGTTGCTTTTCATCAATCGTAAAATCATTCTTTAATATGAAATGATACAAGTAAATCATCCTGATGTACACTGTCCCCTGACTCAACATAAATCTTGTCTACTGTTCCGTTTACCGTAGATACTACCGTTGTTTCCATCTTCATCGCCTCAATTGTCATAAGCGGCATATTCTTTGTTACTACATCGCCTTCTTTAACAAGAACCTTATCAACGGTTCCTGGAATAGAGGAACCAAGATGCTGTGGATTATTTTTATCTGCTTTCAAGCGGCGGTCTGTCTTAATTTCAAGATTATGATCCTGAATCTTCACAGTACGAATAGAACCATTTACCTGAAAACTTAATGTTCGGATTCCATTTTCGTCCGGGTCGCTCTGTTCAAGATATTTGATCAGAAGCTCTTTTCCTTCACCAATCTTTAAGTATGTTTCTTCTCCTTTTCTCAAGCCATAGAAATACACATGACTTTCTAATCTTGTCACATCATTATACATTTCAAAATGTTCGCAGTAGTCTTCATACACTTTTGGATATAATGCATAACTGATTGCTTTTTGCGCCATAACTTCTTCTGATTTATCCTCATAATGGTATTTTTCAATGAGGTGCTTTTTGATACCTTCCAAATCTTCTGGCGGTAACAATTTACCTGGACGTTCTGTAAGCGATTCAATATCTTTTAACACAATTTTCTGTAATTCTTTCGGAAATCCACCATAAGGCTGTCCCATCATTCCCTGAAAATAAGAAACAACGGAATCCGGATAAGACAAACTAGCTCCGGCAGTTAAAATATTATCCTTATTCAGATTATTTTTATACATGAAAATTGCAAGATCACCTACCGCCTTTGAAGTAGGAGTTACTTTTACAATATTACCAAGTAAATCATTCGCTTCTTTATAAAGCCCTTTGATCGCCTCAAATTCTTCCGGAGATCCCATTTCGGTAACCTGCGCAAGAAGATTAGAATATTGTCCACCTGGGATCTCATATTTATAAATCTCCGTATTCGGAGACTTCATATCACTTTCAAATGGTGCATACACACTTCTAATTCGATTATAATATCTGCTCAGTTCTGACAACTCTTCAAAATCAAGCCCTGTATCTCTCTTTGTTCCACGAAGCGCTTCTACAACCGCATTCATGGATGGCTGACTTGTCATCGATGACATAGATTCAATCGCTAAGTCAACGATGTCCACTCCTGCCTCCGCTG
This Anaerobutyricum hallii DNA region includes the following protein-coding sequences:
- the dtd gene encoding D-aminoacyl-tRNA deacylase, whose amino-acid sequence is MKAVLQVVSHATVRVEGEVAGQIDKGLLVFLGVAEEDEQTDLDKIVKKVTELRIFKDDAGKTNLSLQDVGGGLLVVSQFTLLADCKKGRRPSFVKAGNPQKAEEMYEEFIRVCKEKVSKVEHGVFGANMKVELLNDGPFTIVLDSKEL
- a CDS encoding aspartate carbamoyltransferase regulatory subunit, encoding MKIDSIQSGIVLDHIKAGKSMQIYKYLGLDDLDCSVAIIKNASSSKMGKKDIIKIADNMDLNLDVLGYIDPDITVCYIRDGKIVEKKHLELPERIVNIVRCKNPRCITSVEQDLEQVFKLTDRENRIYRCAYCESKKSEY
- a CDS encoding NADP-dependent isocitrate dehydrogenase, translating into MDKIKMTTPLVEMDGDEMTRILWKMIKDELLLPFIDLKTEYYDLGLEYRDETGDQVTVDSALAAKKYGVAVKCATITPNAARVKEYDLKEMYKSPNGTIRAILDGTVFRAPIVVKGIEPTVKTWKKPITIARHAYGDVYKASEMKIPGKGKAEIVYTAEDGTETRELIHEFDGPGIVQGMHNLNGSIDSFARSCFNYALETHQDLWFATKDTISKKYDHTFKDIFQDIYDADYKEKFEEAGIEYFYTLIDDAVARVIRSEGGYIWACKNYDGDVMSDMVATAFGSLAMMTSVLVAPDGTTEYEAAHGTVQRHYYKHLKGEETSTNSVATIFAWSGAIRKRGKLDGIDELVSFADKLEKATIDTIEGGTMTKDLALITTLDNVTTVNSEDFIKAIRATLEKML
- a CDS encoding S8 family peptidase, with amino-acid sequence MLSITEIEPINQKLNPALALSLSLDDTKRMESPWLRSGFSPDINTWKLILFYNGSLEEIQKEIPFSFIPLLGNFAILFIQEKYLPAFLAYPQVLYVELSRPIYENALTGIASSCLPDYNIITGRNVNETTLTGKGTVIAILDSGVDYTHPDFRNTDGSTRILAYWDQSLPFIHNHFSINNPYNLGIIFSEEDLNQLLTGANNFSFFDSSTPTALGSASESLSPSEDSSGHGTHIAGICAGNGRVSNGKNQGVAPESSLIVVKLKNDASSVYSDYANLMMAVDFAVRFTNSLFLPLSINISYGSNDGSHTGNSLLELFMEQVSFYGKNIISVATGNEGRTRRHASLNIGSSLTKSSYKKSLSFTIAPGERSLYLEIWQVFADDFSYELLAPSGSQSFTFPATPGIYTYMIADTTIYLTINNPTPYQPFRQYFLSFSPNTSFIPSGTWTLRITSIPTGKIVDGRLQFWLPSKDATNSATGFTTPSSDMTFTIPSTASSVISVSGYDSSLDIFASFSGQGFSNTMYTKPDLCAPAVNILSTAPGGGYTIQTGTSMASPFVAGAAALLMQYGIVQGNDPFLYGEKLKAYLWKSARALPAFSEYPNEKIGWGALCVKNTF
- a CDS encoding DUF2156 domain-containing protein; protein product: MEFQPVKASDKAVIDRYMKKANSRSCDMSFAAVYLWKDFYLLEYTVCEDMLIFRTTEEGSSYSFPIGDADPGKALLALEEHCKANEEVLKLHCVYRENEAWLEEHMPGKFEIEFDRDSADYIYECEKLIGLKGKKFHGKKNHVNKFTKTYDWVYEKITEENIDDCLAMLYKWKEKNCEPGNIEKHAEACVSENALRKREFLGLKGGLLRANGEVVAFALGEQINEDTLVVHIEKAFSEVPGAYAVINQQFLIHESGGLKYVNREDDVGEPGLRKAKLSYHPEFLVEKGFAKRI
- a CDS encoding RelA/SpoT family protein, translating into MEAQKQKLKRTQKEISKPEDFTDPEVLYNKLITTIREYHPSTDLSMVEKAYKLARDAHKDQKRKSGEPYIIHPLCVAIILAELELDKETIVAGLLHDVVEDTTATLEDLSREFNDEVALLVDGVTKLGQLSYSHDKMDLQAENLRKMFLAMAKDIRVILIKLADRLHNMRTLQYMKPEKQKEKARETMDIYAPIAHRLGISKIKTELDDLSLKYLQPEVYKDLEEKLQTNKEGRENFIQSIIDDVSKHIKDAGIRAEIDGRVKHLFSIYKKMRNQNKTLDQIYDIFAVRIKVDTVKDCYAALGVIHEMYKPIPGRFKDYIAMPKQNMYQSLHTTLIGSSGTPFEIQIRTFEMHRTAEYGIAAHWKYKEGGGNINKEEEKLSWLRQILEWQQDMSDNKEFLTMLKTDLDLFTEQVYCFTPQGDVKTLPAGSTPIDFAYMIHTAVGNKMVGARVNGRQVPIDYKLQNGDRVTIVTSQNSNGPSRDWLSIVKSSQAKTKINQWFKTQFKEENISKGKELLDRYCKAKGLVISQYMKPEYQKKCMHKYGLKNWDSILAAIGHGGLKEGQVINKLVEEYEKENQKKLTDQDALNEIEEKNKTKAVEKARSKSGITVRGIHDVSVRFSKCCSPVPGDEIIGFVTRGRGISIHRTDCVNVLGMPESDRARLIDAEWEEEAVEKGGELYMTEICLYAHNRTGILLDISKVFMELKVDIKSVSTRTSKQGLATIVLSFEIGGIDELNHIIKKLRNIESVIDIERSAG
- the pyrB gene encoding aspartate carbamoyltransferase encodes the protein MRHLIDPMDLSVKEIEHLLDLADDIILHKEKYQEVCKHKKLATLFFEPSTRTRLSFEAAMMELGGNVLGFSSANSSSATKGESVSDTVRVVSGYADIIAMRHPKEGAPYAATRKVTVPIINAGDGGHNHPTQTLTDLMTIRREKGRLNNLTIGMCGDLKFGRTVHSLIKAMSRYENINFIMISPEELCLPDYIIKDVFEKKNIKYKNVRTMEEVMPELDILYMTRVQKERFFNEADYIRLKDSFILDERKLVDAKKDLCIMHPLPRVNEISTKVDDDPRACYFKQALYGKYVRMALIMTLLGVSADEDR